From a region of the Nitrospira sp. genome:
- the rsmH gene encoding 16S rRNA (cytosine(1402)-N(4))-methyltransferase RsmH: MGKDIFREHFHVPVLGQEVCTWLISDRSRTILDCTVGYGGHAEMLLESSPTNATIIGLDRDSQAIDFCRRRLNRFGDRIVLRQGNYRNLKSHLAETGTATVDGVLFDFGVSSPQLDDPSRGFSFQREGPLDMRMDQTIGETAADLVNRSSEHELADIIFQYGEERYARRIARAIAQDRQRRPVETTGALVSIIARSVPASYRHGRIHCATRTFQALRIVVNHEVDFLEPSLRDATEVLSSGGRICAISFHSLEDRIVKHAFRSLSQGPEAALSVLTKKPVLPSQAECEANPRSRSAKLRVAERQPRMGLL, translated from the coding sequence TTCTGATCGATCAAGGACTATTTTGGATTGTACGGTGGGATATGGTGGGCATGCAGAAATGCTCCTAGAATCTAGCCCGACTAACGCCACGATCATAGGGTTAGACCGAGATTCTCAAGCCATTGATTTCTGCCGGCGACGGTTGAATCGATTCGGAGATCGTATTGTGTTGCGACAAGGGAATTATCGGAACTTGAAGTCGCATCTTGCTGAAACCGGTACCGCGACGGTCGACGGCGTGCTGTTCGATTTCGGGGTTTCGTCTCCACAGTTGGATGATCCGTCGCGAGGGTTCAGCTTTCAGCGAGAAGGTCCGCTTGACATGCGCATGGACCAAACGATCGGGGAAACTGCCGCTGATCTGGTGAACCGTAGCTCCGAACACGAGCTCGCGGACATCATCTTTCAGTATGGAGAGGAGCGATATGCCAGGCGAATTGCTCGAGCAATCGCGCAGGACAGGCAACGCCGTCCGGTCGAGACTACAGGAGCACTCGTTTCCATCATCGCTCGGTCCGTGCCGGCGTCGTATCGCCACGGACGGATCCATTGTGCAACGCGGACATTTCAGGCGCTACGAATTGTGGTGAATCACGAGGTGGATTTCTTGGAGCCGTCCCTTCGAGATGCAACGGAAGTGCTGTCCTCTGGGGGGAGAATCTGCGCGATCTCCTTTCATTCCCTCGAAGACCGTATCGTCAAGCATGCATTCCGATCCCTCTCACAAGGACCGGAAGCCGCCCTTTCCGTACTCACCAAGAAACCGGTTCTTCCTTCTCAGGCAGAGTGTGAAGCGAATCCCAGATCGAGAAGCGCGAAGTTGCGAGTCGCCGAACGTCAACCGAGGATGGGGCTTTTATGA
- a CDS encoding cell division protein FtsL, translating into MKTVAVFVGFCLVLVFVWERVDVVRIGYEIERLKRDKGALERQRDELRVKVSALSASDRIAKLATEKLGMSLPQQGQIIVVQSRPSDVHPSVVVPVGLKVARNYLPSGRL; encoded by the coding sequence ATGAAAACCGTCGCCGTTTTTGTAGGATTCTGTCTTGTGTTGGTGTTCGTGTGGGAGCGTGTAGACGTGGTTCGGATCGGTTATGAAATCGAGCGGTTGAAGCGTGACAAGGGGGCGCTGGAACGTCAACGGGATGAACTCCGCGTCAAGGTTTCTGCATTGAGTGCCTCCGACCGGATCGCCAAATTGGCGACCGAAAAACTCGGTATGAGTCTGCCTCAACAAGGGCAGATCATTGTGGTTCAGTCCAGGCCAAGTGATGTCCATCCCTCAGTTGTTGTGCCAGTTGGGCTGAAAGTCGCCAGGAATTATCTTCCCAGCGGGAGGCTCTAG
- a CDS encoding penicillin-binding protein 2 encodes MAGSLSRGRRYGLLLLLLCGFGVVLFRLVMLQVLQAAELSVKADRQHQKTVTLEGARGMIVDRHGKILAMNVEVPSVFGVPNTLESPIKTARQLSPILHVRTEELERKLQQDRSFVWVARKIDPEQGRQLDRLSLDGIGVVMEGRRFYPKGPLLAHVLGFAGMDGEGLEGVEHRYESHLRGEKRMMVLQRDALGRTVFPKGMTEGSPTSGHSLTLTIDEVIQYIAERELEDAVGRAQAKSGTVIVLDPKTGAVLAMAVSPRFDPNTVSALSPDRWRNRALTDAYEPGSTMKAMMAAAAIEERVVRPNTMVFGEHGHMTIANTVIHDHERLGWVSFAQVIQKSSNIGAAKTGMALGQQRLYRYLQAFGFGQRTEIDLPGEGAGLVRNPRDWGRRSVASISMGQEIGVTPLQMVAAVAAIANGGLLMKPYVISEIRDADGHILRQIPPQAKRRVISPETARSVTKILEGVITDGTGAKAAIRGFRAAGKTGTAQKIDPRTGSYSATRFVASFTGYVPSDNPQLAMIVVIDEPQRDAWGGAVAAPVFSRVGEQVLGYLGVPPNEPVMLAMASPRS; translated from the coding sequence GTGGCTGGCTCTCTTTCTCGCGGTCGTCGGTATGGCCTGTTGCTGCTGTTGCTCTGCGGTTTTGGGGTGGTTCTGTTCCGGTTGGTCATGTTGCAAGTATTGCAAGCGGCTGAGCTCTCGGTTAAAGCTGATCGACAGCATCAAAAGACGGTCACGCTGGAAGGGGCGCGCGGTATGATTGTCGATCGACACGGCAAGATTCTGGCCATGAATGTGGAAGTACCGTCCGTATTCGGAGTTCCGAACACATTGGAGAGTCCTATCAAGACCGCTCGACAGTTGTCGCCGATTCTGCATGTGAGGACCGAGGAGTTGGAACGAAAACTTCAACAGGACCGGAGCTTCGTATGGGTGGCTCGAAAGATTGATCCTGAGCAGGGTCGCCAACTCGATCGTTTGTCCCTTGATGGAATTGGTGTAGTAATGGAAGGCAGGAGGTTCTATCCCAAAGGGCCGCTCCTGGCTCATGTGTTGGGTTTTGCGGGAATGGACGGTGAGGGTTTGGAAGGCGTAGAGCATCGCTACGAATCGCATTTGCGCGGTGAAAAGCGGATGATGGTTCTGCAACGTGATGCCCTGGGGCGTACGGTGTTTCCCAAGGGAATGACGGAAGGGAGCCCGACGTCCGGCCATAGCCTCACGCTGACGATCGATGAGGTGATTCAGTATATCGCTGAACGAGAGCTTGAGGACGCGGTTGGACGTGCGCAGGCAAAGTCAGGAACAGTGATCGTGCTTGATCCAAAGACCGGAGCGGTGTTGGCAATGGCGGTCAGTCCGCGATTTGATCCCAACACCGTGTCGGCTCTCAGCCCTGATCGCTGGCGAAACAGAGCGCTTACGGATGCCTACGAACCAGGGTCTACGATGAAGGCGATGATGGCTGCGGCCGCCATTGAGGAACGAGTGGTACGGCCGAATACGATGGTATTCGGTGAGCATGGTCATATGACGATCGCGAACACCGTGATTCATGATCATGAGCGGCTGGGATGGGTCTCCTTCGCGCAGGTGATTCAGAAGTCCAGCAATATCGGGGCGGCGAAAACCGGTATGGCGCTGGGGCAACAGCGTCTCTATCGATATCTCCAAGCGTTCGGTTTCGGACAGCGAACGGAGATCGATCTTCCGGGAGAGGGGGCCGGATTGGTGAGAAATCCAAGAGACTGGGGGCGTCGTTCAGTCGCGTCTATCTCCATGGGGCAAGAGATAGGTGTGACTCCGCTTCAAATGGTAGCTGCGGTCGCGGCTATCGCAAACGGAGGTCTGTTGATGAAACCTTATGTGATTTCAGAAATACGAGATGCTGATGGCCACATCCTTAGACAGATACCTCCTCAGGCCAAGCGACGGGTCATTTCTCCGGAAACGGCACGCAGTGTGACGAAGATTCTTGAAGGTGTCATCACGGATGGCACCGGCGCGAAAGCGGCTATCCGAGGGTTCCGGGCGGCCGGCAAAACCGGTACGGCCCAAAAGATCGACCCCCGAACCGGTTCCTATTCGGCCACTCGATTTGTCGCGTCTTTCACGGGATACGTACCCTCAGACAACCCTCAGCTGGCCATGATCGTGGTGATCGACGAACCTCAACGTGATGCATGGGGCGGAGCTGTCGCAGCTCCCGTGTTTAGCCGTGTTGGGGAACAGGTGTTAGGTTACTTAGGCGTGCCGCCGAATGAGCCTGTCATGTTGGCGATGGCGTCGCCAAGATCGTGA
- a CDS encoding UDP-N-acetylmuramoyl-L-alanyl-D-glutamate--2,6-diaminopimelate ligase: MTLATLLQALEGQVKILDRHGNLNVSVHAITDDSRAVAADGLFVAARGERVDGHEFIPAAVRGGMVALVSQQPVSGVSLPFVRVDDSRKALGLLGSRFYGDPSSQIRMIGVTGTNGKTTTTYVCKALLETLGHPVGLIGTVVYQIGEHTMPATHTTPGSLELQQLLAKMVAGGCTTAVMEVSSHALAQDRTSGCEFDVAVFSNLTQDHLDFHKTMEEYFRAKLRLFTGLKRGLKTNKRAIINIDDPYGNRIVERSPVPVWTYAINAKADLRAEAVRLSLRGTNFTAATPVGSFPIESQLVGEHNVYNLLAAVGVALHEGATPAQIRAAVAKIINVPGRFERVIAGQSFTVAVDYAHTEDALVRLLTAAQALKTGRIITVFGCGGDRDRGKRPKMGEAAVRYSDVVILTSDNPRTEDPLSILEQVEVGVIEGLRQRPHVQYRKVPDRREAIEEAVREARSADMVLIAGKGHEDYQIIGTRKVHFDDREVARGAIERL; the protein is encoded by the coding sequence ATGACCTTGGCAACCTTGCTTCAGGCGCTGGAAGGGCAGGTGAAGATTCTTGATCGTCATGGAAACTTGAACGTGTCCGTACATGCGATCACCGATGATTCTCGGGCCGTCGCGGCCGACGGTCTCTTTGTAGCTGCAAGAGGTGAGCGGGTCGATGGACATGAATTTATTCCGGCGGCGGTGAGGGGAGGCATGGTCGCATTGGTATCACAGCAGCCGGTGAGTGGAGTGTCTCTTCCGTTCGTCCGCGTCGACGACTCCAGAAAGGCACTCGGTTTGCTGGGGAGCCGCTTCTATGGAGATCCTTCGTCGCAGATTCGGATGATCGGCGTGACTGGGACGAACGGAAAAACTACCACGACATATGTCTGCAAAGCGCTCCTGGAAACCCTGGGCCACCCGGTGGGTTTGATTGGAACCGTCGTCTATCAGATCGGTGAGCACACGATGCCGGCGACGCACACGACGCCTGGTTCTCTTGAGCTGCAACAGCTGCTTGCCAAGATGGTCGCAGGCGGATGCACCACTGCGGTTATGGAAGTGTCTTCTCATGCCCTGGCGCAGGATCGCACGAGCGGATGCGAATTTGACGTGGCGGTCTTTTCAAATCTGACTCAGGATCATCTCGATTTTCACAAGACCATGGAGGAGTACTTTCGTGCAAAACTGAGACTTTTTACAGGATTGAAGAGGGGACTGAAGACGAATAAGCGAGCGATCATCAACATCGATGACCCCTATGGAAATCGTATTGTCGAGCGAAGCCCGGTGCCGGTTTGGACCTATGCCATAAATGCCAAGGCGGATTTGCGTGCTGAAGCGGTGCGGTTGTCTCTTCGAGGAACAAACTTTACCGCTGCGACGCCGGTCGGAAGCTTCCCCATCGAGAGTCAGCTCGTGGGCGAGCACAATGTGTACAACTTGCTGGCTGCGGTTGGGGTTGCGCTTCACGAGGGGGCCACTCCTGCGCAAATTCGTGCGGCCGTGGCAAAGATCATTAACGTGCCGGGACGGTTCGAACGTGTGATCGCAGGCCAGTCGTTTACAGTGGCCGTGGATTATGCCCACACCGAAGACGCGCTCGTCCGATTGCTGACGGCGGCACAAGCGCTGAAAACAGGACGCATCATCACGGTGTTCGGGTGCGGTGGAGACCGTGACCGGGGGAAGAGGCCCAAGATGGGAGAAGCGGCTGTGCGCTACAGCGACGTCGTGATATTGACTTCAGACAACCCCCGAACCGAGGACCCCCTCTCAATTCTGGAGCAAGTCGAAGTCGGAGTGATCGAGGGGTTGCGGCAACGGCCACACGTACAGTACCGAAAAGTGCCTGATCGGCGAGAAGCCATCGAAGAAGCGGTGCGTGAGGCCCGTAGTGCGGATATGGTGTTGATCGCCGGTAAGGGGCACGAAGACTACCAGATCATCGGCACGAGAAAGGTTCATTTCGACGATCGCGAGGTGGCGCGCGGCGCCATCGAACGACTCTAA
- a CDS encoding UDP-N-acetylmuramoyl-tripeptide--D-alanyl-D-alanine ligase encodes MTLFTVEELREVVSARVLAGEGTGWTTHRIRRISLDTRSLRPGDLFLALRGDRFDGHDFVAAALSRGAVGAIVFDSYDVSGLGLKCDSKSTQPFVFGVGDPLSAYQQLAAYHRSRFQIPVVAVTGSNGKTTTKEMVANVMAQRWKILKTEGNLNNRVGVPQTLLHLNDRHKAAVIEMGVDNLGQTARLCEIARPTIGIITNIGPDHLEFFGTMEVSAQAKAELLDLLPCDGTAILNADDPFYDSLAARSRCRVVSFGLSSKADVRARDVKSDGRNGTIFQLLLPGTVRHALVHMRVQGDHNITNALAAGAVGSILGLPGGLIAQGLSRFRPAAMRSQVVVNQGVKLIIDCYNANPASMKAAVQLLAQTGAKGKRIAVLGDMLELGPNADQMHEEVGTFLAGQGVDLLVACGGLGRSLAKGAKQAGLDPSHILEAPDARAAAAAVKAVAKAGDAVLIKASRGMKLELVADALRGATSTTKKAS; translated from the coding sequence ATGACTCTGTTTACCGTCGAAGAATTGCGGGAAGTAGTCAGCGCGAGGGTCTTGGCCGGTGAAGGGACCGGTTGGACAACGCACCGTATCCGGAGGATCAGCCTGGATACTCGGTCTCTTCGACCAGGAGATCTTTTTCTTGCACTGCGGGGAGATCGATTCGACGGCCACGACTTTGTGGCCGCAGCGCTGTCGCGCGGGGCGGTGGGAGCGATCGTGTTCGATTCCTATGATGTGTCAGGGCTTGGCTTGAAGTGTGACTCGAAGAGCACCCAACCATTTGTCTTCGGCGTCGGCGATCCACTCTCTGCTTACCAGCAGCTGGCCGCGTACCACCGAAGCCGATTTCAAATCCCCGTCGTTGCTGTCACGGGAAGCAACGGCAAGACGACGACGAAGGAAATGGTCGCCAATGTCATGGCTCAGCGCTGGAAGATCCTCAAGACCGAAGGCAACTTGAACAACCGTGTGGGCGTACCGCAGACCCTGCTCCACCTCAACGATCGACACAAGGCGGCCGTCATCGAGATGGGGGTTGATAATCTCGGCCAGACCGCCAGGCTGTGTGAAATAGCCCGACCCACGATCGGGATCATTACGAACATCGGCCCCGACCACTTGGAGTTTTTCGGGACCATGGAGGTATCAGCTCAAGCAAAGGCGGAGTTGCTCGATCTGCTTCCTTGTGATGGGACCGCCATCCTGAACGCAGATGATCCGTTTTACGACTCTCTTGCCGCGCGATCTCGATGTCGTGTGGTGTCATTCGGCCTTTCATCAAAGGCCGACGTGCGGGCAAGGGATGTGAAATCCGACGGCCGCAATGGGACGATCTTTCAGCTTCTGCTGCCAGGAACAGTACGCCACGCCCTTGTTCATATGAGAGTCCAGGGTGATCACAACATCACGAATGCCTTGGCGGCTGGAGCGGTCGGTTCTATCCTGGGGTTGCCCGGTGGGCTGATCGCTCAGGGGCTGTCCCGCTTCCGGCCCGCTGCCATGCGGTCGCAGGTAGTCGTCAATCAGGGCGTGAAGTTGATCATCGACTGTTACAATGCCAATCCTGCCTCCATGAAAGCGGCGGTGCAATTACTGGCGCAAACGGGGGCGAAAGGAAAGAGAATTGCGGTGCTTGGAGACATGCTGGAACTCGGTCCCAACGCCGATCAGATGCACGAGGAAGTCGGCACATTCTTGGCAGGCCAAGGCGTCGATCTGCTCGTGGCTTGCGGCGGGTTAGGACGAAGCCTCGCCAAAGGAGCGAAACAGGCAGGACTGGATCCATCCCATATTCTCGAAGCGCCGGATGCACGCGCCGCCGCTGCCGCCGTGAAAGCGGTCGCAAAAGCGGGTGATGCCGTGCTGATCAAAGCCTCGCGCGGTATGAAATTAGAGCTGGTCGCTGACGCACTTCGAGGAGCAACAAGTACGACGAAAAAGGCTTCGTAA
- the mraY gene encoding phospho-N-acetylmuramoyl-pentapeptide-transferase, with translation MLYIWLYPLHTKFSFLNVFRYQSFRIIYAAVTAFLIAFVLAPWVIRKLQEIKLGQQIRDDGPKRHLAKSGTPTMGGVLIIFAVALSTLLWADISRPHIWLVLAATLGFCAIGFVDDYLKFIKARSKGLSAPQKFTAQIGIALIVALILYSLPGYNTKLSVPFFKNFMPDLGWFYVVFAVLVIVGSSNAVNLTDGLDGLAIGPVMIAALAYTVVAYVTGHRLMSEYLLIPHIDGAGEMAVFTAAILGSSLGFLWFNTYPASVFMGDVGSLPLGAALGTVAVISKHELLLLMVGGVFVIEAVSVIFQVASYKSRGKRIFLMAPIHHHFEMKGWEEPKVVVRLWIIAILLALLSLSTLKLR, from the coding sequence ATGCTGTACATCTGGCTTTATCCGCTCCACACAAAGTTCTCGTTTCTGAATGTTTTTCGTTATCAGAGCTTTCGCATTATTTACGCCGCCGTTACCGCGTTCCTGATCGCATTTGTGCTCGCGCCGTGGGTGATCCGCAAGCTTCAAGAAATCAAGCTGGGGCAACAAATACGTGACGATGGTCCAAAGCGACATCTGGCGAAAAGTGGAACACCTACGATGGGCGGCGTCCTCATCATCTTCGCAGTCGCGCTGTCGACGCTGCTCTGGGCCGACATCTCACGTCCTCATATCTGGCTGGTTCTTGCCGCGACACTGGGGTTTTGCGCCATTGGGTTTGTGGACGACTATCTCAAATTCATCAAGGCTCGATCGAAAGGGCTTTCGGCGCCACAAAAGTTCACGGCTCAAATAGGCATTGCGCTCATCGTGGCGCTGATCTTGTACTCGTTGCCCGGTTACAACACGAAGCTGAGCGTGCCGTTTTTCAAGAATTTCATGCCCGACTTAGGATGGTTTTATGTGGTCTTTGCCGTGCTGGTGATCGTCGGAAGTTCCAATGCCGTCAACCTCACTGACGGTCTCGATGGGCTGGCGATCGGTCCGGTGATGATAGCCGCGTTGGCATACACCGTGGTCGCCTACGTCACCGGTCACCGATTGATGTCGGAATATCTGCTGATCCCGCACATCGACGGAGCCGGAGAAATGGCGGTCTTTACGGCAGCCATCCTCGGTTCAAGTCTTGGGTTCCTCTGGTTCAATACCTATCCGGCCTCCGTCTTTATGGGAGATGTCGGTTCACTCCCGCTTGGAGCGGCCCTTGGGACGGTGGCGGTCATCAGCAAGCATGAGTTGTTATTGCTGATGGTCGGCGGTGTCTTCGTGATCGAGGCCGTCTCGGTCATTTTTCAGGTCGCTTCATACAAATCCCGAGGGAAGCGGATCTTTCTCATGGCTCCGATTCACCACCACTTTGAGATGAAAGGCTGGGAAGAACCGAAAGTCGTCGTGCGTCTGTGGATCATCGCCATTTTGCTGGCTCTCTTGAGTTTGAGCACGTTGAAGTTGAGGTAA
- the murD gene encoding UDP-N-acetylmuramoyl-L-alanine--D-glutamate ligase, with translation MVTKDITQLTGARVTVVGLARSGVAAVRLLQEAGALVTVADRKDRGELFGVLDSLDQAATRLVLGNDYESALDQAELVVISPGVPYRLEALERVRRRGTKVISELDLASRFLSAPILALTGTNGKSTTVTLIGKMLQESGKRIFVGGNLGTAISEAAVQSLRAMQMGCPCPYDALVVEVSSFQLETIEQFHPWIAAMLNVTVDHRDRYESIDEYVAAKNRIFENQTPSDYALFNLDDSRVAPLRRSARASVLGFTRTQALPSDLTGGTYLDRDRIMTTIGGRTREICARSEVKIIGDHNIENAMVAATYALLSGCSLDIIRRVLSEFPGLEHALEVVREWRGVRFINDSKGTNVDATLKALESMDQPIWLIAGGRDKGGDFSRLAPAIHRKVKRLILIGEAAPLIAKAMEGYQAIERAGTLRDAVELAASGASAGDGVLLSPACASFDMFVDYQDRGRQFKTLVRSLPV, from the coding sequence ATGGTGACGAAGGACATCACGCAGTTGACAGGAGCGCGCGTCACAGTCGTTGGGCTGGCTCGGAGCGGCGTAGCGGCTGTTCGCTTGTTACAGGAGGCCGGTGCGTTGGTGACGGTGGCCGACCGGAAGGATCGAGGAGAGTTGTTCGGTGTGCTTGATTCTCTGGATCAGGCGGCAACTCGGCTTGTGCTGGGCAACGATTATGAATCGGCTCTCGACCAGGCTGAACTGGTCGTTATCAGTCCAGGAGTTCCCTATCGGTTGGAGGCGCTTGAACGTGTTCGTCGTCGAGGGACGAAGGTCATCAGCGAACTCGATCTCGCATCGCGGTTTCTTTCCGCTCCTATTCTGGCGTTGACCGGTACCAATGGGAAGAGCACGACGGTGACCCTGATTGGAAAGATGCTGCAAGAGAGCGGAAAGCGGATATTTGTCGGCGGGAATCTGGGCACGGCGATCAGTGAAGCTGCCGTACAATCGCTGCGAGCCATGCAGATGGGCTGTCCATGTCCGTACGACGCATTGGTCGTGGAAGTGTCCAGCTTCCAGCTGGAAACCATCGAGCAGTTTCATCCATGGATTGCCGCGATGCTCAACGTGACGGTGGACCATCGTGATCGCTATGAGTCGATCGACGAATACGTCGCGGCCAAAAACAGAATATTCGAAAACCAAACTCCGTCCGACTACGCCCTCTTCAATCTGGACGATTCGAGGGTGGCTCCCCTGCGGCGAAGCGCGAGGGCCAGCGTACTTGGATTTACGAGGACCCAGGCGTTGCCTTCCGATCTGACAGGGGGAACCTATCTCGATCGAGATCGCATCATGACGACGATTGGAGGCCGGACTCGGGAGATCTGTGCACGGAGCGAGGTCAAGATCATCGGCGATCACAACATCGAAAACGCCATGGTGGCTGCAACCTATGCGCTCTTGAGCGGGTGCTCTCTCGATATCATTCGTCGGGTCCTCAGTGAGTTTCCTGGGTTGGAACATGCGTTGGAGGTCGTTCGTGAGTGGCGGGGCGTACGGTTCATCAACGATTCTAAGGGCACCAATGTGGATGCGACGCTCAAAGCATTGGAGAGCATGGATCAACCGATTTGGCTGATCGCCGGTGGACGCGACAAGGGAGGGGATTTTTCTCGATTGGCTCCCGCAATTCATCGAAAAGTGAAGCGGCTCATTCTGATCGGCGAGGCAGCGCCGCTGATTGCGAAGGCGATGGAGGGCTATCAGGCGATCGAACGGGCTGGCACATTGAGGGACGCTGTGGAGCTGGCTGCATCGGGAGCGAGTGCAGGCGATGGCGTGCTGCTGTCACCTGCCTGCGCGAGTTTCGACATGTTCGTAGATTATCAGGATCGAGGGCGACAGTTTAAAACTCTCGTGCGATCCTTGCCGGTGTAA
- the ftsW gene encoding putative lipid II flippase FtsW yields the protein MSQRSGGTLALPWSTVSPRAPKRVGMDHILLFVTITLALVGLVMVFSASAVVAGNRFHDSWYYLKRQLAWLAFGLALLHAVSRVDYLWWKRLAVPFLTLIIVLLVVVLIPSIGVAANGARRWLRLGPISIQPAEMAKLIAVIYLAAYLAKNEERLRQFSTELLPALLVVGVISGLLILEPDLGTVVVLGLVTGGLLFVGGAPVAHLLRLVPLALAGVAVLIWFSPYRWQRLIAFFDPTKDPTGAGFQINQSFLAFGSGGLFGVGLGEGKQKLFFLPEAHTDFVLALVGEELGFVGTAVIVLFFALFVIRGFQISTRARIPFGRYLGIGITTLIGVQALINAGVVTGLLPTKGLTLPFVSYGGSSLVISLTGVGILLNISRDRQAGREEARQQSGRGWAGRR from the coding sequence ATGTCACAGAGATCTGGAGGGACCTTGGCCTTGCCTTGGTCTACCGTCAGCCCGCGCGCTCCGAAGCGGGTGGGGATGGATCATATTTTGCTGTTCGTGACCATCACGCTGGCGCTGGTCGGCCTGGTGATGGTCTTCAGCGCGAGTGCTGTCGTGGCGGGCAATCGATTCCACGATTCCTGGTACTACCTGAAGCGGCAACTGGCATGGCTGGCGTTTGGTTTGGCGCTTCTGCATGCGGTGTCCCGGGTCGATTATCTATGGTGGAAGCGTCTTGCGGTTCCTTTCCTCACTCTCATCATCGTGTTGCTGGTGGTTGTTCTTATCCCATCGATCGGTGTTGCCGCCAATGGGGCCCGACGTTGGTTACGGCTGGGGCCTATTTCGATTCAGCCGGCCGAGATGGCGAAGCTGATCGCGGTGATCTATCTTGCCGCGTACCTCGCAAAAAACGAAGAACGGCTCCGGCAGTTCTCAACCGAGTTGCTGCCGGCCTTGCTTGTCGTCGGGGTCATCAGCGGGTTGCTCATTTTGGAGCCCGATTTGGGAACCGTGGTGGTGCTGGGACTGGTCACGGGAGGGCTCTTGTTCGTCGGCGGTGCGCCTGTAGCCCATCTCCTCAGGCTCGTCCCACTAGCCTTAGCTGGGGTGGCGGTGCTGATCTGGTTCTCGCCCTATCGATGGCAACGGCTCATCGCATTTTTCGACCCGACAAAGGATCCGACCGGGGCGGGGTTCCAGATCAACCAATCCTTTCTCGCCTTCGGCAGCGGAGGACTTTTCGGAGTCGGGTTGGGGGAAGGCAAGCAGAAACTGTTCTTTCTTCCAGAAGCCCATACCGATTTTGTACTGGCACTCGTCGGCGAGGAACTCGGGTTCGTTGGAACGGCGGTCATCGTTCTTTTTTTCGCGCTCTTCGTGATCCGTGGTTTTCAGATCTCCACCAGAGCGCGAATTCCCTTCGGCCGCTACCTGGGGATCGGCATTACGACGCTCATCGGTGTCCAGGCGTTGATCAATGCCGGTGTCGTGACGGGATTGTTGCCGACCAAAGGTCTTACATTGCCGTTCGTCAGTTATGGCGGATCGTCCTTGGTAATCAGCCTGACCGGGGTAGGGATTTTGCTGAACATTTCGCGGGATCGGCAGGCTGGGCGAGAAGAAGCGAGACAGCAAAGCGGACGTGGTTGGGCGGGTCGACGATGA
- the murG gene encoding undecaprenyldiphospho-muramoylpentapeptide beta-N-acetylglucosaminyltransferase, translating into MTIVIAAGGTGGHLYPAVALAREFLRRDPSTHILFVGTVRGVESKVLAHEGFELALITAKPVMGKGLLEVVKGVLAVPIGIRQSLDILKRRRADLVIGVGGYTSPTMLIAAALKGIARVILEPNAHPGLANKVVASFAQRIFLAFESAATFFDQRKVRIVGTPIRQEFLVQPTDNASTKQAGRHLLIFGGSQGAKAINSAMLEGLPQLSRRLPGLTITHQTGEGDFERVSEVYRSLGIRGKVVPFLYDMPTVLRTADLVVARAGAMTVAELTACGKAAILIPLPTAIFDHQMKNARAMEAAGGAVVLPQVDLTGGKLGEMIEAVLSNPQRLETMQRKSLEMRRIDAGEVIVGECYALMGVAHDTNQPARGARG; encoded by the coding sequence ATGACGATCGTGATTGCAGCGGGTGGAACCGGTGGGCATCTCTATCCGGCCGTCGCGCTGGCTCGAGAATTTCTGCGTCGCGATCCTTCCACACACATTCTCTTTGTGGGGACGGTGCGCGGGGTTGAGTCCAAGGTGCTCGCGCATGAGGGATTCGAGTTAGCGTTGATCACCGCGAAGCCGGTCATGGGTAAGGGACTGCTGGAGGTCGTAAAGGGAGTGCTTGCTGTGCCTATTGGGATCCGGCAGTCACTGGACATTCTGAAGCGACGGCGGGCTGATCTAGTAATCGGAGTCGGTGGCTATACCAGTCCGACCATGTTGATCGCTGCCGCCTTGAAAGGAATTGCTCGCGTGATTCTGGAGCCAAATGCCCATCCGGGATTGGCCAACAAAGTCGTCGCTTCCTTTGCTCAGAGGATTTTTTTGGCCTTTGAGTCGGCCGCGACTTTCTTTGACCAACGAAAGGTTCGCATTGTCGGGACACCGATCAGGCAGGAGTTTTTGGTGCAACCAACCGACAACGCCTCAACCAAGCAGGCTGGTCGGCACCTGTTGATTTTCGGCGGGAGCCAGGGGGCCAAGGCCATCAATAGTGCGATGCTGGAAGGGTTGCCTCAACTGAGCCGACGTCTTCCCGGCCTGACGATCACCCATCAAACTGGAGAGGGAGATTTTGAGCGAGTCAGTGAGGTGTACCGATCGCTGGGTATCCGAGGCAAGGTCGTCCCCTTTCTCTACGATATGCCCACCGTGCTTCGGACGGCTGACCTGGTGGTGGCTCGTGCCGGTGCGATGACCGTCGCCGAATTGACGGCCTGTGGGAAAGCCGCGATTCTGATTCCGCTACCGACGGCCATCTTTGATCACCAGATGAAGAATGCGCGGGCAATGGAAGCAGCGGGAGGCGCCGTTGTTCTTCCCCAAGTAGATCTTACCGGAGGGAAGCTGGGCGAAATGATCGAAGCTGTTTTATCGAATCCGCAGCGACTGGAGACGATGCAACGGAAGAGTTTGGAGATGAGACGAATCGATGCCGGCGAAGTGATCGTCGGCGAATGTTACGCGCTCATGGGAGTGGCTCATGACACCAACCAGCCTGCGAGAGGGGCCCGAGGTTAA